A genomic window from Carassius auratus strain Wakin unplaced genomic scaffold, ASM336829v1 scaf_tig00025933, whole genome shotgun sequence includes:
- the LOC113078542 gene encoding uncharacterized protein LOC113078542: MKSELVFRMKLIKAILAFLVGCLHLFPVPGVSGDDTDEVSAMEGDSVILHTGVNINKEDRMTWYFNKIRIAFINGDKYKICTDDQCPQRFRDRLKLTDSSLTITNINTSDAGVYKVEITSRNIAKSFSVTLHDVSAAERDQMKRKSVKEGESVTLDPGVGRKANDVIMWYFNETRIDINSCTDVHCVAEEKFKDRLKLDHQTGSLTIRDITNTDSGEYVLEITSSRSGIMRSFSVAVINSGLSSAAVARKHYGALVGVLFAAAAAVFVITSIRKEKNGGSSSLP, encoded by the exons ATGAAATCGGAGTTGGTTTTCAGAATGAAATTGATAAAGGCGATTCTTGCCTTTTTGGTAGGATGTTTGCACCTCTTTCCAGTGCCTG GTGTATCTGGTGATGATACAGATGAAGTGTCtgcgatggagggagattcagtcattCTACACACTGGTGTTAACATAAACAAAGAAGATAGAATGACatggtattttaataaaattcgtATAGCTTTTATCAATGGAGATAAGTATAAAATCTGTACAGATGATCAGTGTCCccagagattcagagacagactgaagctgacaGACAGTTCTCTTACGATCACAAACATCAACACTTCAGATGCTGGAGTTTATAAAGTAGAGATCACCAGCCGTAACATCGCAAAGAGCTTCAGTGTTACTCTCCATG atgtttctGCTGCTGAACGAGATCAAATGAAGAgaaagtcagtgaaggagggagaatctgtcactttagatcctgGAGTAGGAAGAAAAGCAAATGATGTGATCATGTGGTATTTTAATGAGACTCGTATAGACATTAATAGCTGTACAGATGTTCATTGTGTCGCTGAAGAGAAATTcaaagacagactgaagctggatcatcagactggatctctgaccatcagagacatcacaaacacagactctggagaatatgtTCTAGAGATAACCAGCAGCAGAAGCGGCATCATGAGGAGCTTCAGTGTTGCCGTCATTA ATTCAGGATtgtcttcagctgctgtagcaaGAAAACATTATGGTGCTCTTGTCGGTGTCCtgtttgctgctgctgctgctgtttttgtgATCACAAgcatcagaaaagaaaaaaatg GTGGATCAAGTTCCCTGCCCTGA